A single region of the Sciurus carolinensis chromosome 16, mSciCar1.2, whole genome shotgun sequence genome encodes:
- the Fcsk gene encoding L-fucose kinase isoform X5 encodes MGRDFPFDDCGRAFTCLPVENPQAPVEALVCNLDCLLDIMTHRLGPGCPPGVWVCSTDMLLSIPPNPGISWDGFRGARVIALPGSPAYALNHGVYFTDSQGFVLDIYYQGTDADIRRCIQPDGHVPLVSGVVFFSVETAEHLLATHVSPPLDACTYMGLDSGARPVQLSLFFDILFCMARNVKREDFLTGRSPEMGQGDMKVVAYLQGARAQLWRELRDQPLTMVYIPDGSYSYMTSSASEFLHIFTLPGVSGPQIIHSQVEELQLLGARSSVVSCLLEGPVHLGPGSVLQHCHLRGPIHIGTGCFVSGLDIGQSKALHGLELCDLVLQGHHVRLPGSLGRTFTLIGRLDSWERQGKGTYLNMSWNEFFNKTGIRDWDLWDPDTPPAERCLLSARLFPVLHPLRALGPRDMLWMLDPPEDGGEALRAWRASWRLSWEQLQPHLDRAATLASRRDLFFRQALYKAQHVLETRQDLSLCPLIRATVHEGCPGLLLATLDQVAARAGDPGVAARALACVADVLGCMAEGQGGLRSGPAANPEWMRPFSYLECGDLAGGVEALAQERDKWLSRPALLVRAARHYEGAGQILIRQAVMTAQHFVSTEPVELPAPGQWVIAECPARVDFSGGWSDTPPLAYEHGGAVLGLAVRVDGRRPIGARARRILEPELWLAVGPRQDQMAVKIVCRSLDDLQDYCQPHAPGALLKAAFICAGIVHIRSESPLHEQLLHTFGGGFELHTWSELPHGSGLGTSSILAGAALAALQRAAGRVVGTEALIHAVLHLEQVLTTGGGWQDQVGGLMPGIKVGHSRAQLPLKVEVEEITVPEGFVQKLNDHLLLVYTGKTRLARNLLQDVLRSWYARLPVVVQNAHSLVQQTKECAEAFRQGSLPLLGQYLTSYWEQKKVMAPGCEPLAVRRMMDILAPHVHGQSLAGAGGGGFLYLLTKEPRQKEALEAVLAKTEGLGKYSVHLVEVDTQGLSLQLLRSEVSS; translated from the exons GGATCAGCTGGGATGGTTTTCGGGGAGCCAGAGTGATTGCCCTTCCTGGAAGCCCAGCCTATGCTCTGAATCATGGTGTTTACTTCACTGACTCCCAG GGCTTTGTTTTGGACATTTACTACCAAGGCACTGATGCAGACATACGGCGGTGTATCCAGCCtgatgggcatgtgccactg GTTTCTGGGGTTGTCTTCTTCTCTGTGGAGACTGCTGAACACCTTCTGGCCACCCATGTGAGCCCACCTCTAGATGCCTGCACCTATATGGGCTTGGACTCTGGAGCCCGGCCTGTTCAG CTGTCCCTGTTTTTTGACATCCTGTTCTGCATGGCTCGGAACGTGAAGAGGGAGGACTTCCTGACTGGGAGGTCTCCAGAAATGGGGCAAGGTGATATGAAGGTAGTAGCTTACCTGCAGGGCGCCCGGGCTCAGCTATGGAGGGAGCTTCGCGACCAGCCTCTCACCATGG TGTATATCCCTGACGGCAGTTATAGCTACATGACCTCCTCAGCCAGTGAGTTCCTGCACATATTCACACTGCCTGGTGTCTCTGGGCCCCAGATCATCCACTCCCAGGTAGAG GAACTGCAGCTCCTGGGGGCCAGGAGCTCTGTGGTCAGCTGCCTGCTGGAGGGCCCCGTCCACCTGGGGCCTGGGAGTGTCCTGCAGCACTGCCACCTGCGG GGCCCTATTCACATTGGCACTGGCTGCTTTGTGAGTGGCTTGGACATAGGGCAGTCCAAGGCATTGCATGGCCtggagctgtgtgaccttgtccTGCAGGGACACCATGTGCGGCTCCCTGGCTCTCTGGGCCGTACTTTCACCCTGATTGGCCGCCTGGACAGCTGGGAA AGACAGGGGAAAGGCACATACCTCAACATGTCCTGGAATGAATTCTTCAACAAGACAGGCATTCG AGACTGGGACCTGTGGGACCCAGACACGCCCCCTGCAGAGCGTTGTCTTCTCAGTGCCCGCCTTTTTCCTGTGCTCCATCCTTTGAGGGCCCTGGGGCCCCGGGACATGCTATGGATGCTGGACCCCCCAGAGGATGGGGGTGAGGCCCTGAGGGCCTGGCGAGCCTCCTGGCGCCTGTCCTGGGAGCAGTTACAGCCGCACCTGGACCGGGCTGCCACACTGGCCTCCCGCCGGGACCTGTTCTTCCGCCAGGCTCTGTATAAGGCGCAGCATGTGCTAGAGACCCGGCAGGACCTCAGCCTGTGCCCGCTGATCCGGGCCACTGTCCACGAGGGCTGCCCTGGGCTCCTGCTGGCTACACTGGACCAGG TTGCAGCTAGGGCGGGAGACCCTGGTGTGGCAGCACGTGCTCTGGCCTGTGTGGCAGATGTACTGGGCTGCATGGCAGAGGGCCAGGGAGGCTTACGGAGTGGGCCAGCTGCGAACCCTGAGTGGATGCGGCCCTTCTCATACCTGGAGTGTGGAGACCTTGCAGGGGGTGTGGAGGCACTTGCCCAGGAGAGGGACAAATGGCTGAGCAG GCCAGCCTTATTGGTGCGAGCTGCCCGCCACTATGAGGGGGCTGGGCAGATCCTGATCCGCCAGGCTGTGATGACAGCCCAGCACTTTGTCTCCACGGAGCCAGTGGAGCTGCCAGCACCTGGGCAGTGGGTAATAGCTGAGTGTCCAGCCCGGGTGGATTTCTCTG GGGGCTGGAGTGACACGCCACCTCTTGCCTATGAGCATGGTGGGGCAGTGCTGGGCCTGGCTGTGCGAGTAGATGGCCGCCGGCCTATTGGGGCCAGGGCACGTCGCATCCTGGAACCAGAGTTGTGGCTGGCCGTGGGGCCTCGGCAGGATCAGATGGCTGTGAAGATAGTGTGCCGGAGCCTGGATGACCTGCAGGATTACTGCCAACCCCATGCCCCAG GGGCCCTGCTGAAGGCAGCCTTTATTTGTGCGGGGATTGTGCACATCCGCTCTGAGAGTCCACTGCATGAACAACTGCTGCATACATTTGGGGGTGGCTTTGAGCTGCACACCTGGTCTGAGCTACCCCATGGTTCTGGCCTTG GTACCAGCAGCATCCTGGCAGGTGCTGCCCTGGCTGCCTTGCAGAGGGCTGCAGGCCGGGTGGTGGGCACAGAAGCTCTGATACATGCAGTACTACACCTGGAGCAGGTGCTCACCACAG GAGGTGGCTGGCAGGACCAGGTGGGTGGCCTAATGCCTGGCATCAAGGTGGGGCACTCCCGGGCCCAGCTGCCACTGAAGGTAGAGGTTGAAGAGATCACTGTGCCCGAGGGCTTTGTCCAGAAGCTCAATGACCATCTGCTCCTGGTGTACACTGGCAAAACCCGCCTGGCACGGAATCTGTTGCAG GATGTGCTGAGGAGCTGGTATGCCCGGCTACCTGTTGTGGTACAGAATGCCCACAGTCTGGTGCAGCAGACCAAGGAGTGTGCTGAAGCCTTCCGCCAAG GAAGCCTGCCTCTGCTGGGCCAATACCTGACCTCATACTGGGAACAGAAAAAGGTCATGGCTCCCGGCTGTGAGCCCCTGGCCGTGCGGCGAATGATGGACATCCTGGCCCCCCATGTCCATGGCCAAAGCCTGGCAGGGGCAGGTGGTGGGGGCTTTCTCTATCTGTTGACGAAGGAGCCACGGCAAAAGGAGGCTTTGGAGGCTGTGCTGGCCAAGACTGAG GGCCTTGGCAAATACAGCGTCCATCTGGTGGAAGTGGACACTCAGGGCCTGAGTCTGCAACTTCTAAGGAGTGAGGTCTCCTCCTGA
- the Cog4 gene encoding conserved oligomeric Golgi complex subunit 4 translates to MADLHSPQKLSGDLPPSEGVGGSHCSEISTELIRSLTELQELEAVYERLCGEEKVVERELDALLEQQNTIESKMVTLHRMGPNLQLIEGDAKQLAGMITFTCNLAENVSSKVRQLDLAKNRLYQAIQRADDILDLKFCMDGVQTALRNEDYEQAAAHIHRYLCLDKSVIELSRQGKEGSMIDANLKLLQEAEQRLKTIVEEKFAVATKEGDLPQVERFFKIFPLLGLHEEGLSKFSEYLCKQVASKAEENLLLVLGSDMSDRRAAVIFADTLTLLFEGIARIVETHQPIVETYYGPGRLYTLIKYLQVECDRQVEKVVDKFIKQRDYHQQFRLVQSNLMRNSATEKIEPRELDPILTEVTLMNARSELYLRFLRKRISSDFEVGDSMASEEVKQEHQKCLDKLLNNCLLSCTMQELIGLYITMEEYFMRETVNKAVALDTYEKGQLTSSMVDDVFYIVKKCIGRALSSSSIDCLCAMINLATTELEADFRDVLCNKLRIGFPATTLQDIQRGVTSAVNIMHSSLQQGKFDTKGIESTDEAKLSFLVTLNNVEVCSENISTLKKTLESDCTKLFSQGIGGEQAQAKFDSCLSDLAAVSNKFRDLLQEGLTELNSTAVKPQVQPWINTFLSVSHNIEEEEFNDYEANDPWVQQFILNLEQQMAEFKASLSPVIYDSLTSLMTSLVAVELEKVVLKSTFNRLGGLQFDKELRSLIAYLTTVTTWTIRDKFARLSQMATILNLERVTEILDYWGANSGPLTWRLTPAEVRQVLALRIDFRSEDIKRLRL, encoded by the exons ATGGCAGACCTCCATTCCCCTCAGAAGTTGTCAGGGGATCTACCGCCGTctgagggggtgggaggaagtcACTGCTCCGAAATCTCCACCGAGCTCATTCGCTCCCTGACAGAGCTGCAGGAGCTGGAGGCTGTGTACGAACGGCTCTGCGGCGAGGAG AAAGTGGTAGAGAGAGAGCTAGATGCTCTTTTGGAACAGCAAAACACCATTGAAAGTAAGATGGTCACTCTCCACCGGATGGG TCCCAACCTGCAGTTGATTGAGGGAGATGCAAAGCAGTTGGCTGGAATGATCACTTTTACTTGCAACCTAGCTGAGAATGTGTCCAGCAAAGTCCGTCAGCTTGATCTGGCCAAG AACCGTCTCTATCAGGCCATTCAGAGAGCTGATGACATCTTGGACCTGAAATTCTGTATGGATGGAGTTCAGACTGCCTTGAGGAATGAAGATTATGAGCAGGCTGCAGCCCACATTCATCGTTATTTGTGCCTGGACAAGTCAGTCATCGAACTCAGCCGACAGGGCAAAGAAG GAAGTATGATTGATGCCAACCTGAAATTACTGCAGGAAGCTGAACAGCGTCTCAAAACCATTGTAGAAGAGAAATTTGCCGTGGCCACCAAGGAAGGGGATTTACCCCAAGTGGAGCGCTTCTTCAAGATTTTCCCACTGCTGGGTTTGCATGAGGAGGGATTAAGCAAGTTCTCAGAATACCTTTGCAAACAG gtGGCCAGTAAAGCTGAGGAGAACCTGCTTTTGGTTCTAGGGTCGGATATGAGTGATCGAAGAGCTGCAGTCATCTTCGCAGACACACTCACTCTCCTGTTTGAAG ggATTGCCCGCATTGTGGAGACTCACCAACCCATAGTGGAGACTTATTATGGTCCAGGGAGACTTTATACCTTGATCAAGTATCTTCAGGTGGAATGTGACAGACAAGTAGAGAAGGTGGTAGACAAGTTCATCAAGCAGAGGGACTACCACCAGCAG TTCCGGCTTGTCCAGAGCAACTTGATGAGAAATTCTGCAACAGAAAAAATCGAGCCAAG GGAACTGGACCCCATCCTGACTGAGGTCACTTTAATGAATGCCCGTAGTGAGCTGTACCTACGCTTCCTCAGGAAGAGGATCAGCTCGGATTTTGAGGTGGGGGACTCCATGGCCTCAGAAGAAGTAAAGCAAG AGCACCAGAAGTGCCTGGACAAACTCCTCAATAACTGCCTACTGAGCTGTACCATGCAGGAACTAATTGGCTTGTATATTACCATGGAGGAGTACTTCATGAGAGAGACTGTCAATAAG GCTGTGGCTCTTGATACCTATGAGAAGGGTCAGTTGACATCCAGCATGGTAGATGATGTCTTCTACATTGTTAAGAAGTGCATTGGGCGGGCTCTATCCAGTTCCAGCATCGACTGTCTCTGTGCCATGATCAACCTTGCCACCACAGAACTAGAGGCTGACTTCAG GGATGTTTTGTGTAACAAGCTGCGGATAGGCTTCCCAGCCACCACCTTACAGGACATCCAGCGTGGGGTGACAAGTGCCGTGAACATCATGCACAGCAGCCTCCAACAGGGCAAATTTGACACAAAAGGCATCGAGAGCACTGATGAAGCCAAGCTGTCCTTTCTG GTGACTCTGAACAATGTGGAAGTCTGCAGTGAAAACATCTCCACTCTGAAGAAGACTCTGGAG agtgactgcaccaagCTGTTCAGCCAGGGCATTGGAGGTGAGCAGGCCCAGGCCAAGTTTGACAGCTGCCTTTCTGACTTGGCTGCTGTGTCCAACAAATTCCGAGACCTTCTGCAG GAAGGGCTGACGGAACTCAACAGCACAGCAGTCAAACCACAGGTGCAGCCTTGGATCAAcacctttctctctgtctcccacAACATCGAGGAG GAAGAATTCAATGACTATGAGGCCAATGACCCTTGGGTACAACAGTTCATCCTTAACCTGGAACAACAGATGGCAGAGTTCAAG GCCAGCCTGTCCCCAGTCATCTATGACAGCCTGACCAGCCTCATGACCAGCCTTGTTGCCGTCGAGTTGGAGAAAGTGGTGCTGAAATCCACCTTTAACCGG CTGGGTGGTCTGCAATTTGACAAAGAACTGAGGTCACTCATTGCCTACCTTACCACGGTGACAACCTGGACCATCAGGGACAAGTTTGCCCGGCTCTCCCAGATGGCCACAATCCTCAATCTGGAGCGG GTGACCGAGATCCTGGATTACTGGGGTGCCAACTCTGGCCCATTGACATGGCGCCTCACCCCTGCTGAAGTGCGCCAGGTGCTGGCTCTGCGAATAGACTTCCGCAGTGAGGACATCAAAAGGCTGCGCCTATAG